The Halichondria panicea chromosome 8, odHalPani1.1, whole genome shotgun sequence DNA segment CTGGACAAAACTGACTCTTAACCGTTAAATCATTTTCAGTACATTCTCATCATTCCGGCTTTATCGCATTTATCATGAAGTTTTGGATGTCAATAAAAAAAATACGGAACTTAATTAGAATGCTTTGATCACTTTGGCAAAggtaattatatcaacatgcACGTAGCAACCAACGTTGGTGGTGACAATCATGGAACAATGGAATGACAAAAACATTGATTATAAATCATGATGTAACAGGTATGTACGTAGCAACCAACGTTGGTGGTGACAATCATGGAACAATGGAATTATGACTATGTCACGTACAGCACAAGATTATAAATCATGATGTAACAGGTATTGAGTGACTGTCTGTAGCTCTTAGTTTCTGATAACATTGCAAGCTACACAGGGGCAGGCTTGTGCATGAGTCGGAGTACTTCTTGACTTGGTTGCAACCCTCAACAGAGCACAGGGTGAGGGGAGGGggcctatgtgtgtgtgtgtgtgtgtgtgtgtgtgtgtgtgtgtgtgtgtgtgcgtgcgtgcgtgcgtgcgtgcgtgcgtgtgtgtgtgaacgagctacttctaagctttcagaaaatcataaaattgttgaatttGGATCACCAAAACTAAAGTTACAGAGCATACTTCagtaatacggtagtctgTAATTGCAGTCATGCAGTTATTATAAAAATGAATATAAAGTTACTGAAATTCCAAGGCTTCAAGTATGTATCTTAATTAAAGGATGAAACACACAAGCCCTAAAATGCTAATCACCACCGCATGTGCTCTCACCTGGCAGACGCCTGTCGTGTTATGGGATAGTCCATACCAGGAGGCAACGAAAGAAGAGAGTGTAGAGGAGGCAACAAAGGAAGAGAATGTACGTCTTCCTTTGAGCCTGCTGTGGTTAGTTGTAATGGCCGTGTACTGGTTATGTAGCGGATGTGGGGAAATGCTGCCCTGACAAGTTTTGGCTGTAGTAAGGTGAATCAAATAATAATGACagagtgggggtgggggtgggggtgggggtgggtgggtgtgtgtgtgtgtgtgtgtgtagaccacTACAGCTGCTCTAGGATCAATAATAATGACAGAGTGGAGttttgtaataattaattaatactgGCCACCACAATTTACATGATACCTCTTTAAAAACATACAACATGGACAAGGACATAAAACAAGATGGCATAAGAGTGATGCTGAGTTATCTTGGCTTCTAAAGAGGTTTTCCTGGCTACACAAACATTATCTCATAATATCAACTTGTACATGCAATTTCAAGTATCACAGAATCTAGTAGAATGGTATAACAGCCTActctgtttgtgtacatgcacataccttGTCTTCATCCTTCTTCTTGGTGGTTTTCTCAATCAGCTTTCTAACTGTCTCGGACTGTGCAAAAGGGTCAAGTTTAAAATACTGAAAATAGAAGCAAATGTTTCGGCGACTTTAGTTTGGATCAAAACTAAAACATAAAGTCTGTAGCTTAAGTAGAggtctatcacatgacatgtagCTTAAGTAGAggtctatcacatgacatgtagAAATCTGGGACTACAGTACTCGGCAATAATATTGATCACATTACAACCAAGACAGTTTCTTACTTTTCTCTTCTCTTTTCGTTTCAGTGCAGCTACGCGCCTCTTTTGATTCTTCTCCATCTTTTTGAGCACGTCTTCCTCCGTAACTGTCCCTTTTTTAGTGAGTGGTAGTTCCATGAGAGCTTCACTGTCCTCTCCACCCAGTAGTGCcctctgtgagtgtgtgtgtgtgtgtgggtgtgggtgtgtgtgtgggggagctATAAgaaagtgtgtgtgggtgggggggggatGCTTTTGCTTATAAGAGTGTTTAGCAGCGACTTAATTTAGTTTTCAAGTTGCATATTTTTTTGCTCAGCTCTGTTTGAGAGATGACACGTCCACTGATAGTGGCCGGGTCTCTGCACTTTCACTGCTTAGAATCGAATCGGTTTCGACTGATGATGGGTGTGTGCTAATGCACACGGATAATCGCCTCGCCCCCCATTTGTGGAGACGTCAGAGGAGAATGGGAGTGCTTAATTTGATATTAGAGACTTTGatacctggctgtattatagagggtagCCACAATACACAGGCTTCACTGTATACATATTAGTTCAGACGGTTGTACTGACTTCCAGAACATGCAATCACTCCACACCTGTCTAGCTGTCAGGGTAGAGGCTTTCTTTGCCGGGAGGTAGCCTCTCTCGTCCACGCCTCCTGACTCAAGAGCTTCTAGCCACGCCTCCTCATCATCATCACCTACCACCCCGCTAGTGCCAACTTcctcatctgtgtgtgtgtgtgtgtgtgtgtgtgtgtgtgtgtgtgtgtgtgtgtgtgtgtgtgtgtgcgtgtggggggggagggtagAGGCTGACAGCTGCTTAAAATTTGACATAGCCTAAAATTTTGCGTATTACAAAGAGCTACTCAAAATGTGTGTAAGTCACTGAAATCGAACCGTCTAAATTCAGATTTAAAGGAAACCACCATGTTCAAAGTataaaaatataattatgttagtatGACGCACGTAATTTTTTTATGGCTGCCGCAGTGGCATCACGGACTCTCTCAGGTCATAACAAACTTATTACCTATAtaaataaattaatgtatttTTGTGTCTTTTGTAATGTCTTTTGTAATGTAATCTGTCTCTTTTGGTTTTTAAGGTTTTGAACCTTACTCTGTGTAAAGCTCTTCTCAGacaatatgtgacaggctctgggaaaacagaccaattggcgcaagctataatttttgcgatctatataccagatgatagagcaaagaattgcctacgcattgatgtgcttagtttgcacatacctcgttccatgcctgagttatgcgcgttggaaactcgaagttgtaaaacagcagtattgagaaacgcccactcaaagattgctaaattggggaaagtaaggtaatggtggctgcttagacaaagcgctttggtggaaagagttggattcagagcatcagattttgcagagaggtagtagaaagactgtagataactataagccaagaaaaaaagttatgagattatacactgtagtctataaatctggctattgctcaataccaatatctgctccaattggtctgttttcccagagcctgtcacatattattattaagtatGTATTATGTATTGTGTATGCAATTTACACAAAATTTAGACTCACATTCGTCTTTTCCGACGGAGATGTCACTGCCCTCCCCATCCTCGAACACGCCCACTGATTGATCTGCTAATGACAGGGGCTCACTCTCAGCAACACTGCTCACATCATCGAGGAAGGATCCATCACTAATGAAattgggtaaagatcactaACTAACAAACAGTAAACACAAGGCGCCCTAAATTATATACGGTAAAGATCGGTAACTAACAAGTCGTAAATAAGCTTTCCTAATgagatttggtaaagatcgttgACAACAAACAGTAAATAAATATCCATCACTAGCATTTACCTATAAACACAGAATCTGTCTATTTATAGTACCGCTTACCCTGTGGTACTCATGTACTTGTCACCCAGCTTTATCTTGAGAGTGATTGGAGGCTTCATTTCTTTGTGGTGCTTGCTCTTGTGCTTATTCTTCTTATGTTTCTTTTTGGAGTTGCCACGTTCCGACGAGCCTTGAGAAATTTTAGTGATTAACAGTACATCTTCATCGCTTAAATGAACACACTTACTGTCGTCTCTTGTTCTTTTCTTCCCCATAGTAATTAAGAAAGAAAAGCAGCTTTGCTAGAGTTTACTGttatggtaaagatcgtttCGATTTGTGTCAACCtcagcgcatgcgcattacacaTATCGCAAAAAGCCAAGAAAATGTCTTATGATGAAGAAAGGAACGTCTTTACACAGTTCACTTGAGTCTAGCATAAAACTGATCGGAGCTCACAATGCCTCTCTATTATGTACTTGCATCAATGGAGGCAAGAAAGCAGAAATTGGAGCATGGCAAGCAGCCAATGCAAGTGTACAAGTTTGCGAATATGAACATTTTATATCTTCTCTTTTTCTGAATGAGCATGCACAGCGCCTTTATCAAAAGACAGTATCGAAACAACAGTCTTCCTTGAGGCATAGATCTAGAGATAAATCAAATAACAAACGAAGACGAAGTATTGATGCATATCAATTCAAACACGAATCTCTGGCAGATAACTACATTGTCAGCTACAGAAGCACTAAAAATACAACAGATTGTGGCAATGAAGCAGTGAGGAATCGCACTATCTCTGATAGACAGTGCTCAATGTGTACATCTAAAGAGATAACAGTGTAAGAAATTAAGAATCAGCTTTTCACACTTCAATGCAATTCTTAAATTTACACCATTAGACAGCTCATATTATCATTTTCACTTTTCCCCCGTTAACCATAGGACCCGTACTGATGGTTCCAGCAACATTCCCACTAAAAGTATCCCAACAAAAAGCCGTATGATAGTTTACAGAGGGATAAATAACGTGTACATGGAGCCATTTTATCCAGCTCTCTACGGACGAGCACAGACGGCAAGCACACGAGACCCTAATACGACAGTGATTGAGGACAGGGGACATGCAGATTTTGAGGAGCAGGACAGTGACCGGATGCGAAGCAATGCTGTCAGTCGAGCTAGTCAGTTCCGCCAGTCAAGTGTGAAAGCATATCACTCTGTTCGTTCCTATGACAGTGATGTCATTATGTTCAAGGGAGCTTCGAGAGGATTCCAAAATAGAGCGTTTTCACCCCAAAAATTAAGAACTCAAAAATCAGGCTCGGCGACTATTTCCACTAGTAAAGACGTATCAACCATTACAAATGCACGATCACAAAGTGGTCGCCCAATAGCATTGGTGAAGCTCAACAAGGAAGATCAAAGCAACAGCAGCAGCCATACAACAACACAAACAGTAGAAGTAATCAATTCTACTTCAACTCCTGAATCACTTCTGGTAAGAGAACAAAAACTATTACAGGGAAAATTGATGAGATCTTCGTTTACCTCACAGTCTGATTTTGTCAATCCACTGCAATCTTTGTTTGTTCACTCCAACTCTTTCAAGCAGTTCCCGGTTGAAGAAGCAAACCACACACCCTCCTCCGGTACGCCACCCAGTGAAGTGAGAAGCACCAGACCACCAGTAGTATATAAACCGTTCAAACAAGACAGTGTGAAATCGATTCCATCTTCAAAGACAAACTTACCTGACCTTGAGGTTCGCCCCGCAGCGACTTTGCTAAATATGCACCAGAATTCACCAGACAAAGATCGAGAAATTAGTGCGGACAATTCTAAGCAGAAAGCTAAAAACTCAGATATTGTATTGACCTCACCAGCAGTTGTCAATCAACGTTTAAAAGCAAAATTTCAATTCCCATTTCAAAACGAGCCTCTAAGTCTATTGCATTCCATTTCTTCTCGAATGAATTCAGGACCACAAAATCTGTGTCGAACTGTTACGAACGATCTCCTAACTTTTCCCATACCGAGACAACCTCATGATCGAAACTTGATGCACAAATGCATCGATGAGGTATCATACAGACATAAAATGGTTAGCCTGAGAAAATGGAGTCAAGGGTCAAATGAAGTGAGTAGTGCTCCCGACAGTGATATTATATTGACAGAGGAGAACTCAATATGTGCTCTAAGATCACGGCGGAGACGACAAAGACAGCATCAAAAATCAGTCACTGGAAAGACCATTCAGAGCAAGAATACTGAGAATACTGATGAAAGTAGCCGAATATGTATGAAGCCTATGCCTCAAGTTAAAGTATGTGTGAAAGGGAAGGCCAAGACGCTCAATAGTTTCTTACCtactcagaataattatacagataaaCTTTCTGAAATGTATTTTGTAGAGTAGAAATGATTATTACAaaaaacatgtataattatatatttttcaataattatgagagtttCATTATAAGCAGAAATAATGCACATGCAGCGTATGAACAAGAAAACAGCAAgagtacattgtacacagtAATTATTCTAGTATATGTTATGTAGGAGATCGagaaactatatacacagtatgTGACTATAATTCCCCACAGTTAGCTACTACGCAAGGTCTACTTGTCTTGCCCGACTGAGTCCCAACTTTCTCCAAATCTCGGACAGTGCTCATCCCTTCAGTCACATGACCAAATACGACATGCTTGTTGTCCAACCATTCCGTCTTTGCCAGGCAAATGAAAAATTGCGATCCATTTGTATTCGGTCCAGAATTAGCCATGGATAACAGTCCAGCTCCAGTGTGTTTGAGGGAGAAATTCTCGTCACTAAATTTGAGGCCGTATATTGATTTCCCGCCAGTTCCGTTTTGCCGTGTGAAATCTCCGCCCTGCACCATAAACTGAGGTATAATGCGATGGAATGGGCTTCCCTTATAGCCGAATCCTTTCTCTCCAGTGCATAAACAGCGAAAATTCTCGGCAGTTTTAGGGACAATATCAGCGAAAAGTTCCATGACAATTCTTCCAGCGTCTTGTGAACCCATACGAATGTCCATGTACACACGAGGGTTGGGCTTTCTCTTTGCAGGAGGTCCACTTTCGTCACCTTCAATAGCTGCCTCGTCAGCACTTCTCTTCTTGTCGTTATTGTCTCCTCCTTCCTCGAGTGTTTTGCCGACATTGTCTTTGATCCAAGTGTCCTCTGACCAGACAGGACGGGAACTCCCCTCTTTGAGCAGCTTCGGACGGGCAACACCCACTCGAACAGTTCGCCCAAACAGCTCCGACTCGTTCATGTTGTCGATGGCAGCCGCGGCATCTTCAACCAACTCAAACTCTACGAATGCAAAACCACGATGCTTCTGAGAGGAGAAGTCGAGGGGTATGGAAATATCGAGGATGTCCCCGAATGGAATAAATGCAGCCTGGGAGTGGAGAGAAAGAAGACACACATAACAACTTCTAATAAATGGATATTAAATGCTTACCTGAAGTATTTTCTCATCCACTTCATCAGCAATACCCCCCACGTACACCACTCGTTTGTTGACAGCAGCCATGATGATTTTGAATTCTAATTCTTGAAGAATGTCTTGCTCCACCCTTCAGTTTCCACACATGGACTAGACTATCTCGTGAGTTAATTATTACTCCTCCTTCTAAGTCTAGTAGCCGGCCTCTGGTACTAAGTACTCTGCTAAAGAAAAACAAGCccttctagctagctagctagctcaagcTGTACGTACGCTGTACCCGCTGAGAGTGGACCAGGACCTCCCATTGACAAGCTATTTTGTGTTTAGTCTATTGCTGTTGCTATAAACTGAGGCCTACTAGGCTCTATAAATACTGCAAGAAAACTGTCCCTAATCTATGGACCTCATCTTATCCTAGCTCAGAATGTCGCAGGTAAGGAGAAAACTTCATGATATAGTAGGTAGTTAGGTACAAGTTGTTGTGTAAAGAATggtgtagctagctactagcttGTTGCATTTACAAGTTTATTACATGTCTTTGTAGCCACAATTTGACCACAATTAGTTTTTAGGCTAATTAGTTCTAGTTCTAGAAAATTGCTTGTGCACAGTCTAGTCTGGGCATTTGTACTTTAATACTGTATGTATTGTGGCTAGCTAGTCTTGTGTTTGTCAATTATAGTCTTCATGCATTAAATGCCAAGCAATTAAACTCACGAGAGTGGTCTGTTAAACCTGTACACGCCCACTCATACCTCAcccccacactccacacacacacacacacacacaggtcggTAAGCATCATTCGGAAGAGAAGGTCAATGGTGACGTGTCTTCACCCTCTAAAGTACCAAAGGTTCGTACATCAACTAGCGATAATGGCCCCACCAGGAAACACTAACGAGTTCATGTACTGTCTCCCTATGGGAATGGTACAGTACAGAGCCATGTATGCCAGTGGGTAATTGAATAGGCTGTTACATGTGACCTCAATAgggaggtggtctctttaatTGGTAGATATATGCAGGGACATTTTATTTATGGTTGTAGTGTCTTAATTTGTAACAGATAATTGTGTAGAATTACACATCGTCTTTCTTTTAATTGGGAGATACTATGGCTGGCAATAaagatattataataattatgtgttaggGGCATTATCTTTTTCAATAGTGATTTGCGATAGACTTTTGTTTAATGTTTGTATGAGTATTGTAGAAGTGAGACACTGATCCTGCTGTATTAATGTGTCATAGCTTATTCATTGCTCAGTAAAAATACATTTTTTTAGGTGTTTCGTTCATTAGAACTTTTGCATTTCAAAAGTGAAGTGATTTcatgcaatgtagcagcatgACTGGGCCTCTTCTTTGCAGCTGTGATAGATCGTATAGCTTCAGTCTGCCAACAGAGAGCATTGGTTGGAAACCATACTAGAGGGAGTGGGACTAGCAACTTTCCTCTGTGTTTGTGTTCTGGCACCTGCATCCCAGGAAGCTCAGGCTGAGGTCACTAGAGCATGTCCTGTAGTCATAGTGATGTGGGTTTGATGGCACAAAAATCAAATAATACTGTGTGTCTGTTGGCTTAAAAGGTATcactgacagtgtgtgtgtctacacATCACAGTGTGTTTGTGATGGCCTCTTTTGGGATAGAGTTGTGTAGTTTACTTACTAGTAGCTATAGCTTTGTAGTTATACTTGACAACACCGTCATGTCTGCCAGAACTGTCACACAGAGTGGGTTTGTGTAGGGGTACAGATTTGTTTGTGCAACTTGACAATAATCCCTTTGCAGAATAAACACCCTAACATCCTGTATTATCATCATACCGGGTTCACTGGGTTCACTGTACGTACCTCTTGATATTCCAagtgtatgtatgcatgtaaaactatagcctcaatcccaggccgcacttcccactagggaagtgggcctggtatcgactgcttgcgcatgcgctaatatccccccggtatctgggggctttggataacatcgtttatgctcagtaaaactatgacatcacaaccaaaggaagtggattgaaggaagtagatagaaagttcgattgaaggtttctagcccatcggatagcattctctgatagctacccttagcctgctatgttaacaaaagactcacagcctgcaacagtgtggatgacgatcatctgaaaggagtgacggctgataagagcctatatggacaggccacgcccatttaacactaactttggtgaaagtctattatactactgctactgattctatcagaagaaaatagcagtacaacaaacctacacagctctgtctctagctagctagctagctagctatatagctctgtgtatgacttttaggatattttctttgatgtatccagtattataggaatattTACGGGGGGGaaaaatccaataatttggcgcatgcgcaagcagtcgatagcaggccttctttcaaaggccggtgaaggaggctagtaaaACTAAAGAAATAGCTGGTGGGTTTCATGCTTTAGCAGTTAGCAAAGGACATCAATAGTGTGCTTTAGCTGTATATGGGGGAATGTTAacagtgtacatacagacAGATGAGGATGGTTCATTCTTAATGGTCCacctacatgtgtgtgtgttgtatgtaCCAGTATAATATCTAAGCATTCAATTTAGTGAGAAATCAAGCGTGAATTATTTAAAGGAGGTCGGCTTATTCATCTAAGAGACGTGCCATATATGGTCATTGTTGTCTCACTGTTGTGATACATTGCCAAGAGTGTTTGCACGTTGATTCTAATCACCTCTGGTTACTTTAGAAGCCACAATAACTGTGATATTTCTAGTGTTGATTTTTGTCAATACAGATTGTATACATTGCAGCTACGTAAGTGTACGTTGTTAAAATGATGTCCTATAAGTACCAAGTGtatcctccacacacactcacacacacagacacacacacactcacccatccacacacacacacaccacccacccacacacacacacaccacacacacacacacacacacacacacacacacaccccgcacaccccgcacacacacagatggaAGGCAGTCCTGAAGAGCGGCTAGCTAAAGTGAAAGATTTCTTTGGGAGAGGTGGGCCCAAACCACCCCCTCCGAAACCCAAACCCAAGAAATTTCCCCCAGTCCACCAGTCTGAGAATACAAACGAGGGCAAGGACACGCCCCCTTACTCTCCGCTGTCGCCAGGAATGGAGGTACGTCACTGTACAGATGGGGAGAGGTTGTATTCAATGTAACGTTTGTATGAAGTTTCATGGGTTTGGGATAAATTTAGTCATTGGTTTTTAGAGGATTTAAGATAGGTCCCAATTTGGAGGAGTCCTGTCTATTTACCGTGtagcgtgtatatttcgagggtataaatgtttgtggttttcacTGATTAGCATCTaccgtgaacatttatacccccgaatttaatatcacatgctacagaaaggctgctattccgcgaaagtttataccctcgaaacatacccgctatacggtagtttatAAACTGAGACGATACCTGGCGTGCTTTCATTGGTTAATTGTAGcgtatatttataattataatgaaccaTTGTAATGAACATTGTCAGAGTGACGGTTCTATAGACCATTGATGCCAAGAAAGGGACACAGTAATTAACTGGACCATTATTTTTGTCAATAACTGCTTGTCTGTTGTAAGTACCTACGCATACTTACTGTACTAGAATATTGttctggtgaaaaacctttgcgaatgagccaaatcagaaGAAAAATTGactctttgcgatctaactattacgttctggcaaggatcgtgtgtttTACTAGTACTAGTTTAggttgtacaaataattgatcaaccctcgcacgcaaagttcgcatatgtttgatgctcgcaaaacattctagtaatacggtatatctGTTTGTCTGTTGTAACTTCCTCCACATAACTTGCAGTAACAAACTATTAGTAGCTGTATACACAGTGAGGGAGTCacttgttgctatgcaaaccaCCCACTGGTCTATATGCTATAGTGTTATCTGATCATAAGTACATGTGTTATCTGATCATaagtacgtatgtacatgtgtgttacATGATCTAACTGCTTTGATAAGAATAACAAGTATAAAATAGCTGGTGGATTTTTACTGTATAGTACTTCTTGTCATGGCTATTGGATTTTCTGAAAtcttataaattattgtggTCCCTCCATGGCTTTATACTGGCAGGGTTTCTTTTGGGATTTTGCATAAGTGGGTGAAAATGTGGGTTCCAAATATTAAGGGGTGAATGAATAGTGCAAGTATAGTGGGAGGAAATGCACTTGCCCCATGCTGATGACAGTACATCAACAACCCTCGCTAGCCTTATAATATATTACGTACTCGTGTATTTatcccccacactcacacacacacacacacacactcacacacacacgcccacacacacacaggacccAGGCTCTATTGTGCTGGACATGGAGAGCCTCTCTCAACTCAGTACCATTATGGAGATAGACCTGGACGCAGTGGTGAGTCTGATAGTAATCATATCAGATAGTAGCCATGGGGGGGCCTCCACTTTTAAATGAACAGTTACAGGTCCTGGCTAAGTACTGCACGCACTTTTTGTACGGTCGTTTTTTGGGGATTGCCTCGCTGGGGTTGCGTACATGATCTAGGAAGAAAGTATATTCTGTGTTTTTGTTCTAGTTCTGTGCAGAACACGCATTTGATCAGTGAGTGCATCCCATGGCTAATACCTCCTTACCAGTAAACACTATAAAGCTAGTGTGATGTTTACTGGTGAGGTATTAGCCATGGGCTCTGTGAGGATTCCTAGTTATTCCCAGTGCCAGCTGTTAGCTAGCAGGCAGCCTCACTCTGCCCTGGCTGGCTCCCATACTAACTGGATTAATTGCCAGCCCTAATGCAATAGTAACTAATGCTGTAACTCTATCCCTTGTGTTGTGGGATGCATTGTCTGACCCTGTGGTGTAGGCTGCGCAATAGGTGGCTTTGAAGATGCAGGCTTCAGAAAACTTCATTAGTGTCCTAGTTT contains these protein-coding regions:
- the LOC135340484 gene encoding INO80 complex subunit B-like, which translates into the protein MGKKRTRDDSSSERGNSKKKHKKNKHKSKHHKEMKPPITLKIKLGDKYMSTTGDGSFLDDVSSVAESEPLSLADQSVGVFEDGEGSDISVGKDEYEEVGTSGVVGDDDEEAWLEALESGGVDERGYLPAKKASTLTARQRALLGGEDSEALMELPLTKKGTVTEEDVLKKMEKNQKRRVAALKRKEKRKSETVRKLIEKTTKKKDEDKPKLVRAAFPHIRYITSTRPLQLTTAGSKEDVHSLPLLPPLHSLLSLPPGMDYPITRQASARPPPLTLCSVEGCNQVKKYSDSCTSLPLCSLQCYQKLRATDSHSIPVTS
- the LOC135340494 gene encoding peptidyl-prolyl cis-trans isomerase A-like gives rise to the protein MAAVNKRVVYVGGIADEVDEKILQAAFIPFGDILDISIPLDFSSQKHRGFAFVEFELVEDAAAAIDNMNESELFGRTVRVGVARPKLLKEGSSRPVWSEDTWIKDNVGKTLEEGGDNNDKKRSADEAAIEGDESGPPAKRKPNPRVYMDIRMGSQDAGRIVMELFADIVPKTAENFRCLCTGEKGFGYKGSPFHRIIPQFMVQGGDFTRQNGTGGKSIYGLKFSDENFSLKHTGAGLLSMANSGPNTNGSQFFICLAKTEWLDNKHVVFGHVTEGMSTVRDLEKVGTQSGKTSRPCVVANCGEL